The Primulina huaijiensis isolate GDHJ02 chromosome 18, ASM1229523v2, whole genome shotgun sequence DNA window TGGATATATCTGCTTATTTTTCCtcattcacaaatatgttaccAAAAATATTACCAGTCATCACCATTTATCATTACGGGTATTGTTATACATAGGAAACACGTGGGGGTGGGGCAAACACTTTGACTCTTGGCCATCCTGTTGATTTGAACCAGAAGGATGCTCGGCGCCCTGATGCGCCTGAAGAAAAAAAGGATTGGATAAGAATTGCTCCCGAGCCTGATTCTGGTGGCCGTTGGCGTGAAGAAGAAAGGGAAACTGGATTGCTTGGTAGAAGGGATCGTAGGAAGATGGAAAGACGTGTTGACAATGCAACTGGCCGAGAAATTTCGGACAACAGATCTTTGCCTGCCATTGACAGGTGGCATGATGTTAACAGTCGCAATACTGGGCATGAGACTAGGCATGATGGCAAATGGTCTTCAAGATGGGGTCCTGATGAGAAAGAAAAGGATGCTAAAGTAGATAAAAAAACTGATGTCAAGAAGGAAGAATCTCAGAGTGACAGTCAGTCAGTTGTTTCACATGCCCGTTCCGTTCCTGAACGTGATTCTGAGTCTCGTGACAAGTGGAGGCCCCGCCACAGGATGGAGGGAATTCCTGGTGGGTCTAGTTCTTATCGTTCTGCTCCAGGATTTGGACTTGAAAGGGGACGAGTGGAGTGCTCAACTGTTGGTTTTGCAGTAGGGCGTGGTCGAACTAGTGCTGCTGCAGTAAGACCTCCGTCAGTAGGTATAATTGGTGCTGTTCATTATGAGGAGACTGGAATGGTTTCTGGAAAACACAACCTTTCTATTGGAACATTTTGGTATCCGAGGGCAAAACTCCTTGACATTTACCGTAGATTAATTGTGGAAGATTATGTGGATAACATGCCTGACAATTTGGAGGAAGTGACCCATATCGCTCAATTAACTGCTGTTGAGCCTCTAGCTTTTGTTACTCCTACCGATGAGGAGGAGGTGACCTAGAAATCTAATATCATATGtcatataactttttttttgcTCTGCAGGGCAATGTCAAGAGATTTTAGCTTGAAAATCTTCCTCCTTTTTTGCAGACCATTGTAAGTGACATGTGGAAGGGCAAACTAAACAGCAGCGGAGTTTCTCACAGTTCATTTAAGGTGGATGGATCATCCAATGGTGTTGCAGGTTGTTTAAGCTTTGTCATCTCACTAAATATGTATTTGACTGTGTTATTTATCTTTCTTGCTTTTGTTGCCACTGATATTATGCATCATGCTTTATTTCTTTGTAGAGTCTGGAAACTTGGAATCCACCAATGGTAGAGAACCTGCCCTCTCCTCTGATGCTGCTGAAGAGATGATAGATAGCTTAAAAAGATCAAATTTCTTGGGTGGTGAGATTTTGATTACTGAATTATTTTTGAGAATGAAATTTATGTTACAATGACCGAATGATTTTCTTTACTTTGTTTCTGTAAAAGTGGTTAATTGTGCAGAAAAATGTAGAGTTACAGAGGCTATATATGGGGAGGAACATGACAATGCTGGTATGGAATTCCTTGATGGTGCTCAGTTTGATCCCACTAAGCTCACGGTTGTAGATGCTGCTGTTACCAAGATCCCTTTAATTGATGATGTTAACAATGAACTTCCAGATGATTCAAATTCTTTTTTTGCAATGCTGTCTTCAGATAAATATTCCAACAATGGCCAAAATATGTCTGGGAGCAGTTCTAACGAGTTTTATCTTGATAGAGGAATCCCTCCAGAAGAAATAAGTTTGTATTATCTTGATCCACAAGAGGAAATTCAGGGACCCTTTCTTGGAGTGGACATTATTTCGTGGTTCGAACAAGGTTTTTTTGGGACTGATTTGCGTGTGCGTTTGCAAGATGCTCCTGATGACTCGCCTTTCCTTGAGTTGGGAGATGTTATGCCACATTTGAAATTTAGAGATGCTCATAATGATTTAAGTTCTGACATTGAAAAATCTGTTGCAATAGAGGGTTCATTGGACACAAGTTTGCATTTTGGTGTTCATATCCGCGAATCTATTCCACCTACTGCATTAGATGGTTCTGGCTTGCAGCTGTCTGATTTTGTTGTTAATGAATCTCTAACGGAGGGAGGGCCTAGTATGAATTTGATGCACCACAAACAGTTCACCATCCAAGCGGGGCAAGATGTCGAACACCTGTTGGCTCTTCAACAGCAGCAGCAGAGGCAATTGCAGCTTCGACAACAGCAGCAGCTGCAACAACAATTCCATCATCAACAAATGATGCTTAAAGATCAACAGTTGTCTCAGGCCAGACAGGTGCTTCTTGAGCAGATGCTTCGGAATCAAATGCGTGAGTCAGGCCGTGGACAGTCTCATAATGATGCTCTTGGACTCAACAGTAGCATTGAACATGCAATGTTAAAGCATCAGATTTTAAATAACCTTCAACAGCATTCACAACCATCTAGGCCAGCTGATCAATCCCTTGAGCAGCTAATTCAAGCTAAATTTGGTCAAACTACCCATCAACAGCAGCAAAATGATTTGTTGGATCTCTTATCACATGGAAGACGCGGACAGATTCATCCTCTGGATGAACAGATTCCTCAACAAGATCATATGCATGGAAGACAGCTGCCCTCAGGCCTGATGCATGGATTGGAAATGGAAGAAGAAAGGCAAGGTGTTCTCCGTTTGCCGCATGATGGAACCAGCCAGATGTATGGAAGCTCGGCTGCTGCTCGTAAAGCAATATCAGTAGGATTTGGCCCTTTGGATTTTTTTCCTCAGCAAATATCAACTTCTGATGAGCATCTGAGCCGTTTCGAACGCTACTATTGTTTACAAAATAGGCTTCAACATGGTTTTCTTGGCCCTGGAATGTTGCCCTTCGAGCGCTCAATGTCACTGCCTCTTGGTGCTTCTGGGGTTAATTTTGATGATGTCGACTCCATTGCTCGCACACAAGGTTTAGATATGCAGGAGCAGATTGCACGAACGACCCCTAACCTTGGACGTCAAGATGGTGGTCAATCTTATGGTATTTACTCTCAGCATCATCCTTTAATACCCAATCAATTCCATTCTTCTCACTTGGAAACAGGAGAACGTTGGTATGTGAATAATGGTTTATTGCCCAATGACTGGATGGAGTCAAGACTGCAACAAATATACCTTCACAAAGAGAGACTGAAAAGGGAGTCAGATGCCAAAAGGAGTGTTGAAGATCCTAGTCTGTGGATGTCAGCTGGAGCAAATGATGACAGCTCAAAACGTTTGCTTATGGAATTACTTAACCAGAAATCTGGCAATCTGTCATCTGAGAGGCTTGATGTGACCAATGGGATGCCGCTTAAGAAAAAGTTAACT harbors:
- the LOC140963837 gene encoding uncharacterized protein isoform X8 → MAERKLDLPEDLISAKSSNRSLTLKGSMGNDVLADMLDDSKDPSVPENTIPLSPQWLYAKPNELKMETRGGGANTLTLGHPVDLNQKDARRPDAPEEKKDWIRIAPEPDSGGRWREEERETGLLGRRDRRKMERRVDNATGREISDNRSLPAIDRWHDVNSRNTGHETRHDGKWSSRWGPDEKEKDAKVDKKTDVKKEESQSDSQSVVSHARSVPERDSESRDKWRPRHRMEGIPGGSSSYRSAPGFGLERGRVECSTVGFAVGRGRTSAAAVRPPSVGIIGAVHYEETGMVSGKHNLSIGTFWYPRAKLLDIYRRLIVEDYVDNMPDNLEEVTHIAQLTAVEPLAFVTPTDEEETIVSDMWKGKLNSSGVSHSSFKVDGSSNGVAESGNLESTNGREPALSSDAAEEMIDSLKRSNFLGVVNCAEKCRVTEAIYGEEHDNAGMEFLDGAQFDPTKLTVVDAAVTKIPLIDDVNNELPDDSNSFFAMLSSDKYSNNGQNMSGSSSNEFYLDRGIPPEEISLYYLDPQEEIQGPFLGVDIISWFEQGFFGTDLRVRLQDAPDDSPFLELGDVMPHLKFRDAHNDLSSDIEKSVAIEGSLDTSLHFGVHIRESIPPTALDGSGLQLSDFVVNESLTEGGPSMNLMHHKQFTIQAGQDVEHLLALQQQQQRQLQLRQQQQLQQQFHHQQMMLKDQQLSQARQVLLEQMLRNQMRESGRGQSHNDALGLNSSIEHAMLKHQILNNLQQHSQPSRPADQSLEQLIQAKFGQTTHQQQQNDLLDLLSHGRRGQIHPLDEQIPQQDHMHGRQLPSGLMHGLEMEEERQGVLRLPHDGTSQMYGSSAAARKAISVGFGPLDFFPQQISTSDEHLSRFERYYCLQNRLQHGFLGPGMLPFERSMSLPLGASGVNFDDVDSIARTQGLDMQEQIARTTPNLGRQDGGQSYGIYSQHHPLIPNQFHSSHLETGERWYVNNGLLPNDWMESRLQQIYLHKERLKRESDAKRSVEDPSLWMSAGANDDSSKRLLMELLNQKSGNLSSERLDVTNGMPLKKKLTSGDYSGSSTTNDSSSLLSDQETSFRKSFNASLYGYSSGPPQSRLVEGTSSSLDTGGLPFRSEDGALVERAFTTEAEESSLRTVPDVLEDIVDQDGLASFKKGEIPVNVLSRISSIGSDDYGLSVSKNLKTPL
- the LOC140963837 gene encoding uncharacterized protein isoform X6, with translation MAERKLDLPEDLISAKSSNRSLTLKGSMGNDVLADMLDDSKDPSVPENTIPLSPQWLYAKPNELKMETRGGGANTLTLGHPVDLNQKDARRPDAPEEKKDWIRIAPEPDSGGRWREEERETGLLGRRDRRKMERRVDNATGREISDNRSLPAIDRWHDVNSRNTGHETRHDGKWSSRWGPDEKEKDAKVDKKTDVKKEESQSDSQSVVSHARSVPERDSESRDKWRPRHRMEGIPGGSSSYRSAPGFGLERGRVECSTVGFAVGRGRTSAAAVRPPSVGIIGAVHYEETGMVSGKHNLSIGTFWYPRAKLLDIYRRLIVEDYVDNMPDNLEEVTHIAQLTAVEPLAFVTPTDEEETIVSDMWKGKLNSSGVSHSSFKVDGSSNGVAESGNLESTNGREPALSSDAAEEMIDSLKRSNFLGVVNCAEKCRVTEAIYGEEHDNAGMEFLDGAQFDPTKLTVVDAAVTKIPLIDDVNNELPDDSNSFFAMLSSDKYSNNGQNMSGSSSNEFYLDRGIPPEEISLYYLDPQEEIQGPFLGVDIISWFEQGFFGTDLRVRLQDAPDDSPFLELGDVMPHLKFRDAHNDLSSDIEKSVAIEGSLDTSLHFGVHIRESIPPTALDGSGLQLSDFVVNESLTEGGPSMNLMHHKQFTIQAGQDVEHLLALQQQQQRQLQLRQQQQLQQQFHHQQMMLKDQQLSQARQVLLEQMLRNQMRESGRGQSHNDALGLNSSIEHAMLKHQILNNLQQHSQPSRPADQSLEQLIQAKFGQTTHQQQQNDLLDLLSHGRRGQIHPLDEQIPQQDHMHGRQLPSGLMHGLEMEEERQGVLRLPHDGTSQMYGSSAAARKAISVGFGPLDFFPQQISTSDEHLSRFERYYCLQNRLQHGFLGPGMLPFERSMSLPLGASGVNFDDVDSIARTQGLDMQEQIARTTPNLGRQDGGQSYGIYSQHHPLIPNQFHSSHLETGERWYVNNGLLPNDWMESRLQQIYLHKERLKRESDAKRSVEDPSLWMSAGANDDSSKRLLMELLNQKSGNLSSERLDVTNGMPLKKKLTSGDYSGSSTTNDSSSLLSDQETSFRKSFNASLYGYSSGPPQSRLVEGTSSSLDTGGLPFRSEDGALVERAFTTEAEESSLRTVPDVLEDIVDQDGLASFKKGEIPVNVLSRISSIGSDGFDNEKIGVSDSFLDDAAKDRQETFAVPGLWSLSFKEPENSSLRHPPVSLTSSCLEGLSEVVADPGIRGKGCY
- the LOC140963837 gene encoding uncharacterized protein isoform X4, which translates into the protein MAERKLDLPEDLISAKSSNRSLTLKGSMGNDVLADMLDDSKDPSVPENTIPLSPQWLYAKPNELKMETRGGGANTLTLGHPVDLNQKDARRPDAPEEKKDWIRIAPEPDSGGRWREEERETGLLGRRDRRKMERRVDNATGREISDNRSLPAIDRWHDVNSRNTGHETRHDGKWSSRWGPDEKEKDAKVDKKTDVKKEESQSDSQSVVSHARSVPERDSESRDKWRPRHRMEGIPGGSSSYRSAPGFGLERGRVECSTVGFAVGRGRTSAAAVRPPSVGIIGAVHYEETGMVSGKHNLSIGTFWYPRAKLLDIYRRLIVEDYVDNMPDNLEEVTHIAQLTAVEPLAFVTPTDEEETIVSDMWKGKLNSSGVSHSSFKVDGSSNGVAESGNLESTNGREPALSSDAAEEMIDSLKRSNFLGVVNCAEKCRVTEAIYGEEHDNADKYSNNGQNMSGSSSNEFYLDRGIPPEEISLYYLDPQEEIQGPFLGVDIISWFEQGFFGTDLRVRLQDAPDDSPFLELGDVMPHLKFRDAHNDLSSDIEKSVAIEGSLDTSLHFGVHIRESIPPTALDGSGLQLSDFVVNESLTEGGPSMNLMHHKQFTIQAGQDVEHLLALQQQQQRQLQLRQQQQLQQQFHHQQMMLKDQQLSQARQVLLEQMLRNQMRESGRGQSHNDALGLNSSIEHAMLKHQILNNLQQHSQPSRPADQSLEQLIQAKFGQTTHQQQQNDLLDLLSHGRRGQIHPLDEQIPQQDHMHGRQLPSGLMHGLEMEEERQGVLRLPHDGTSQMYGSSAAARKAISVGFGPLDFFPQQISTSDEHLSRFERYYCLQNRLQHGFLGPGMLPFERSMSLPLGASGVNFDDVDSIARTQGLDMQEQIARTTPNLGRQDGGQSYGIYSQHHPLIPNQFHSSHLETGERWYVNNGLLPNDWMESRLQQIYLHKERLKRESDAKRSVEDPSLWMSAGANDDSSKRLLMELLNQKSGNLSSERLDVTNGMPLKKKLTSGDYSGSSTTNDSSSLLSDQETSFRKSFNASLYGYSSGPPQSRLVEGTSSSLDTGGLPFRSEDGALVERAFTTEAEESSLRTVPDVLEDIVDQDGLASFKKGEIPVNVLSRISSIGSDGFDNEKIGVSDSFLDDAAKDRQETFAVPGLWSLSFKEPENSSLRHPPVSLTSSCLEGLSEVVADPGIRGKGMRRETRGNNMKNPEESGKKDAQFGRTSTGSIADILETSFSDMLKSHAKKTSTYQESQAQASGILDSSDGVMQAQGSRSNKKRGKKGRQIDPALLGFKVTSNRIMMGEIQRLED
- the LOC140963837 gene encoding uncharacterized protein isoform X3; the encoded protein is MAERKLDLPEDLISAKSSNRSLTLKGSMGNDVLADMLDDSKDPSVPENTIPLSPQWLYAKPNELKMETRGGGANTLTLGHPVDLNQKDARRPDAPEEKKDWIRIAPEPDSGGRWREEERETGLLGRRDRRKMERRVDNATGREISDNRSLPAIDRWHDVNSRNTGHETRHDGKWSSRWGPDEKEKDAKVDKKTDVKKEESQSDSQSVVSHARSVPERDSESRDKWRPRHRMEGIPGGSSSYRSAPGFGLERGRVECSTVGFAVGRGRTSAAAVRPPSVGIIGAVHYEETGMVSGKHNLSIGTFWYPRAKLLDIYRRLIVEDYVDNMPDNLEEVTHIAQLTAVEPLAFVTPTDEEETIVSDMWKGKLNSSGVSHSSFKVDGSSNGVAESGNLESTNGREPALSSDAAEEMIDSLKRSNFLGVVNCAEKCRVTEAIYGEEHDNAGMEFLDGAQFDPTKLTVVDAAVTKIPLIDDVNNELPDDSNSFFAMLSSDKYSNNGQNMSGSSSNEFYLDRGIPPEEISLYYLDPQEEIQGPFLGVDIISWFEQGFFGTDLRVRLQDAPDDSPFLELGDVMPHLKFRDAHNDLSSDIEKSVAIEGSLDTSLHFGVHIRESIPPTALDGSGLQLSDFVVNESLTEGGPSMNLMHHKQFTIQAGQDVEHLLALQQQQQRQLQLRQQQQLQQQFHHQQMMLKDQQLSQARQVLLEQMLRNQMRESGRGQSHNDALGLNSSIEHAMLKHQILNNLQQHSQPSRPADQSLEQLIQAKFGQTTHQQQQNDLLDLLSHGRRGQIHPLDEQIPQQDHMHGRQLPSGLMHGLEMEEERQGVLRLPHDGTSQMYGSSAAARKAISVGFGPLDFFPQQISTSDEHLSRFERYYCLQNRLQHGFLGPGMLPFERSMSLPLGASGVNFDDVDSIARTQGLDMQEQIARTTPNLGRQDGGQSYGIYSQHHPLIPNQFHSSHLETGERWYVNNGLLPNDWMESRLQQIYLHKERLKRESDAKRSVEDPSLWMSAGANDDSSKRLLMELLNQKSGNLSSERLDVTNGMPLKKKLTSGDYSGSSTTNDSSSLLSDQETSFRKSFNASLYGYSSGPPQSRLVEGTSSSLDTGGLPFRSEDGALVERAFTTEAEESSLRTVPDVLEDIVDQDGLASFKKGEIPVNVLSRISSIGSDGFDNEKIGVSDSFLDDAAKDRLWSLSFKEPENSSLRHPPVSLTSSCLEGLSEVVADPGIRGKGMRRETRGNNMKNPEESGKKDAQFGRTSTGSIADILETSFSDMLKSHAKKTSTYQESQAQASGILDSSDGVMQAQGSRSNKKRGKKGRQIDPALLGFKVTSNRIMMGEIQRLED
- the LOC140963837 gene encoding uncharacterized protein isoform X9: MAERKLDLPEDLISAKSSNRSLTLKGSMGNDVLADMLDDSKDPSVPENTIPLSPQWLYAKPNELKMETRGGGANTLTLGHPVDLNQKDARRPDAPEEKKDWIRIAPEPDSGGRWREEERETGLLGRRDRRKMERRVDNATGREISDNRSLPAIDRWHDVNSRNTGHETRHDGKWSSRWGPDEKEKDAKVDKKTDVKKEESQSDSQSVVSHARSVPERDSESRDKWRPRHRMEGIPGGSSSYRSAPGFGLERGRVECSTVGFAVGRGRTSAAAVRPPSVGIIGAVHYEETGMVSGKHNLSIGTFWYPRAKLLDIYRRLIVEDYVDNMPDNLEEVTHIAQLTAVEPLAFVTPTDEEETIVSDMWKGKLNSSGVSHSSFKVDGSSNGVAESGNLESTNGREPALSSDAAEEMIDSLKRSNFLGVVNCAEKCRVTEAIYGEEHDNAGMEFLDGAQFDPTKLTVVDAAVTKIPLIDDVNNELPDDSNSFFAMLSSDKYSNNGQNMSGSSSNEFYLDRGIPPEEISLYYLDPQEEIQGPFLGVDIISWFEQGFFGTDLRVRLQDAPDDSPFLELGDVMPHLKFRDAHNDLSSDIEKSVAIEGSLDTSLHFGVHIRESIPPTALDGSGLQLSDFVVNESLTEGGPSMNLMHHKQFTIQAGQDVEHLLALQQQQQRQLQLRQQQQLQQQFHHQQMMLKDQQLSQARQVLLEQMLRNQMRESGRGQSHNDALGLNSSIEHAMLKHQILNNLQQHSQPSRPADQSLEQLIQAKFGQTTHQQQQNDLLDLLSHGRRGQIHPLDEQIPQQDHMHGRQLPSGLMHGLEMEEERQGVLRLPHDGTSQMYGSSAAARKAISVGFGPLDFFPQQISTSDEHLSRFERYYCLQNRLQHGFLGPGMLPFERSMSLPLGASGVNFDDVDSIARTQGLDMQEQIARTTPNLGRQDGGQSYGIYSQHHPLIPNQFHSSHLETGERWYVNNGLLPNDWMESRLQQIYLHKERLKRESDAKRSVEDPSLWMSAGANDDSSKRLLMELLNQKSGNLSSERLDVTNGMPLKKKLTSGDYSGSSTTNDSSSLLSDQETSFRKSFNASLYGYSSGPPQSRLVEGTSSSLDTGGLPFRSEDGALVERAFTTEAEESSLFQMF
- the LOC140963837 gene encoding uncharacterized protein isoform X1, producing the protein MAERKLDLPEDLISAKSSNRSLTLKGSMGNDVLADMLDDSKDPSVPENTIPLSPQWLYAKPNELKMETRGGGANTLTLGHPVDLNQKDARRPDAPEEKKDWIRIAPEPDSGGRWREEERETGLLGRRDRRKMERRVDNATGREISDNRSLPAIDRWHDVNSRNTGHETRHDGKWSSRWGPDEKEKDAKVDKKTDVKKEESQSDSQSVVSHARSVPERDSESRDKWRPRHRMEGIPGGSSSYRSAPGFGLERGRVECSTVGFAVGRGRTSAAAVRPPSVGIIGAVHYEETGMVSGKHNLSIGTFWYPRAKLLDIYRRLIVEDYVDNMPDNLEEVTHIAQLTAVEPLAFVTPTDEEETIVSDMWKGKLNSSGVSHSSFKVDGSSNGVAESGNLESTNGREPALSSDAAEEMIDSLKRSNFLGVVNCAEKCRVTEAIYGEEHDNAGMEFLDGAQFDPTKLTVVDAAVTKIPLIDDVNNELPDDSNSFFAMLSSDKYSNNGQNMSGSSSNEFYLDRGIPPEEISLYYLDPQEEIQGPFLGVDIISWFEQGFFGTDLRVRLQDAPDDSPFLELGDVMPHLKFRDAHNDLSSDIEKSVAIEGSLDTSLHFGVHIRESIPPTALDGSGLQLSDFVVNESLTEGGPSMNLMHHKQFTIQAGQDVEHLLALQQQQQRQLQLRQQQQLQQQFHHQQMMLKDQQLSQARQVLLEQMLRNQMRESGRGQSHNDALGLNSSIEHAMLKHQILNNLQQHSQPSRPADQSLEQLIQAKFGQTTHQQQQNDLLDLLSHGRRGQIHPLDEQIPQQDHMHGRQLPSGLMHGLEMEEERQGVLRLPHDGTSQMYGSSAAARKAISVGFGPLDFFPQQISTSDEHLSRFERYYCLQNRLQHGFLGPGMLPFERSMSLPLGASGVNFDDVDSIARTQGLDMQEQIARTTPNLGRQDGGQSYGIYSQHHPLIPNQFHSSHLETGERWYVNNGLLPNDWMESRLQQIYLHKERLKRESDAKRSVEDPSLWMSAGANDDSSKRLLMELLNQKSGNLSSERLDVTNGMPLKKKLTSGDYSGSSTTNDSSSLLSDQETSFRKSFNASLYGYSSGPPQSRLVEGTSSSLDTGGLPFRSEDGALVERAFTTEAEESSLRTVPDVLEDIVDQDGLASFKKGEIPVNVLSRISSIGSDGFDNEKIGVSDSFLDDAAKDRQETFAVPGLWSLSFKEPENSSLRHPPVSLTSSCLEGLSEVVADPGIRGKGMRRETRGNNMKNPEESGKKDAQFGRTSTGSIADILETSFSDMLKSHAKKTSTYQESQAQASGILDSSDGVMQAQGSRSNKKRGKKGRQIDPALLGFKVTSNRIMMGEIQRLED
- the LOC140963837 gene encoding uncharacterized protein isoform X5; this translates as MAERKLDLPEDLISAKSSNRSLTLKGSMGNDVLADMLDDSKDPSVPENTIPLSPQWLYAKPNELKMETRGGGANTLTLGHPVDLNQKDARRPDAPEEKKDWIRIAPEPDSGGRWREEERETGLLGRRDRRKMERRVDNATGREISDNRSLPAIDRWHDVNSRNTGHETRHDGKWSSRWGPDEKEKDAKVDKKTDVKKEESQSDSQSVVSHARSVPERDSESRDKWRPRHRMEGIPGGSSSYRSAPGFGLERGRVECSTVGFAVGRGRTSAAAVRPPSVGIIGAVHYEETGMVSGKHNLSIGTFWYPRAKLLDIYRRLIVEDYVDNMPDNLEEVTHIAQLTAVEPLAFVTPTDEEETIVSDMWKGKLNSSGVSHSSFKVDGSSNGVAESGNLESTNGREPALSSDAAEEMIDSLKRSNFLGEKCRVTEAIYGEEHDNADKYSNNGQNMSGSSSNEFYLDRGIPPEEISLYYLDPQEEIQGPFLGVDIISWFEQGFFGTDLRVRLQDAPDDSPFLELGDVMPHLKFRDAHNDLSSDIEKSVAIEGSLDTSLHFGVHIRESIPPTALDGSGLQLSDFVVNESLTEGGPSMNLMHHKQFTIQAGQDVEHLLALQQQQQRQLQLRQQQQLQQQFHHQQMMLKDQQLSQARQVLLEQMLRNQMRESGRGQSHNDALGLNSSIEHAMLKHQILNNLQQHSQPSRPADQSLEQLIQAKFGQTTHQQQQNDLLDLLSHGRRGQIHPLDEQIPQQDHMHGRQLPSGLMHGLEMEEERQGVLRLPHDGTSQMYGSSAAARKAISVGFGPLDFFPQQISTSDEHLSRFERYYCLQNRLQHGFLGPGMLPFERSMSLPLGASGVNFDDVDSIARTQGLDMQEQIARTTPNLGRQDGGQSYGIYSQHHPLIPNQFHSSHLETGERWYVNNGLLPNDWMESRLQQIYLHKERLKRESDAKRSVEDPSLWMSAGANDDSSKRLLMELLNQKSGNLSSERLDVTNGMPLKKKLTSGDYSGSSTTNDSSSLLSDQETSFRKSFNASLYGYSSGPPQSRLVEGTSSSLDTGGLPFRSEDGALVERAFTTEAEESSLRTVPDVLEDIVDQDGLASFKKGEIPVNVLSRISSIGSDGFDNEKIGVSDSFLDDAAKDRQETFAVPGLWSLSFKEPENSSLRHPPVSLTSSCLEGLSEVVADPGIRGKGMRRETRGNNMKNPEESGKKDAQFGRTSTGSIADILETSFSDMLKSHAKKTSTYQESQAQASGILDSSDGVMQAQGSRSNKKRGKKGRQIDPALLGFKVTSNRIMMGEIQRLED
- the LOC140963837 gene encoding uncharacterized protein isoform X7; this encodes MAERKLDLPEDLISAKSSNRSLTLKGSMGNDVLADMLDDSKDPSVPENTIPLSPQWLYAKPNELKMETRGGGANTLTLGHPVDLNQKDARRPDAPEEKKDWIRIAPEPDSGGRWREEERETGLLGRRDRRKMERRVDNATGREISDNRSLPAIDRWHDVNSRNTGHETRHDGKWSSRWGPDEKEKDAKVDKKTDVKKEESQSDSQSVVSHARSVPERDSESRDKWRPRHRMEGIPGGSSSYRSAPGFGLERGRVECSTVGFAVGRGRTSAAAVRPPSVGIIGAVHYEETGMVSGKHNLSIGTFWYPRAKLLDIYRRLIVEDYVDNMPDNLEEVTHIAQLTAVEPLAFVTPTDEEETIVSDMWKGKLNSSGVSHSSFKVDGSSNGVAESGNLESTNGREPALSSDAAEEMIDSLKRSNFLGVVNCAEKCRVTEAIYGEEHDNAGMEFLDGAQFDPTKLTVVDAAVTKIPLIDDVNNELPDDSNSFFAMLSSDKYSNNGQNMSGSSSNEFYLDRGIPPEEISLYYLDPQEEIQGPFLGVDIISWFEQGFFGTDLRVRLQDAPDDSPFLELGDVMPHLKFRDAHNDLSSDIEKSVAIEGSLDTSLHFGVHIRESIPPTALDGSGLQLSDFVVNESLTEGGPSMNLMHHKQFTIQAGQDVEHLLALQQQQQRQLQLRQQQQLQQQFHHQQMMLKDQQLSQARQVLLEQMLRNQMRESGRGQSHNDALGLNSSIEHAMLKHQILNNLQQHSQPSRPADQSLEQLIQAKFGQTTHQQQQNDLLDLLSHGRRGQIHPLDEQIPQQDHMHGRQLPSGLMHGLEMEEERQGVLRLPHDGTSQMYGSSAAARKAISVGFGPLDFFPQQISTSDEHLSRFERYYCLQNRLQHGFLGPGMLPFERSMSLPLGASGVNFDDVDSIARTQGLDMQEQIARTTPNLGRQDGGQSYGIYSQHHPLIPNQFHSSHLETGERWYVNNGLLPNDWMESRLQQIYLHKERLKRESDAKRSVEDPSLWMSAGANDDSSKRLLMELLNQKSGNLSSERLDVTNGMPLKKKLTSGDYSGSSTTNDSSSLLSDQETSFRKSFNASLYGYSSGPPQSRLVEGTSSSLDTGGLPFRSEDGALVERAFTTEAEESSLRTVPDVLEDIVDQDGLASFKKGEIPVNVLSRISSIGSDGFDNEKIGVSDSFLDDAAKDRLWSLSFKEPENSSLRHPPVSLTSSCLEGLSEVVADPGIRGKGCY